In one Colletotrichum destructivum chromosome 2, complete sequence genomic region, the following are encoded:
- a CDS encoding Putative RTA-like protein codes for MTRPSTAQRGMVYGRERATPITDGSIHIFWIKTSAIPERDAEPFVLHVAIRSVRLTSRLALDQPGTLQLLSDVLLVSKTDTISSATDSGRIVSWLISFVYGRRSLGWLTSRGPVSQRFCPEPLTPIKNHLQKAKSPYIPDTLYAMSATQLPNGYKSFGPKANCTLEVCPLEASLLRYQPSIPVNGTFIGLFALAMIIHTFQGLRSRNWGFMASMLGGCLLEIIGYVGRLILHDNPFSFGGFLLQIICIAVAPVFFCAAIYVTLSKVIINVDRSISRFHPSLFYHIFIPCDIVSLVLQATGGALSTVGNNKAQVQKGVNVSLAGLIFQVVCLVAFCALFADYLITCARKPEARQRMTKRMQTFVAFLFLSSLLILVRCSYRIEELKEGYFSEMFRNEPLFIGLESSVMVVAVFCLVIGNPAIGFSRRGNAESATEGTFEHLRSRQDSIPMASVDRKGSLAGPSSV; via the exons ATGACGAGACCATCCACAGCCCAACGCGGAATGGTTTACGGCCGCGAAAGGGCCACGCCCATCACTGATGGCTCGATCCACATATTTTGGATCAAAACAAGTGCTATTCCTGAGAGAGATGCCGAGCCTTTCGTTCTTCATGTTGCAATTCGGAGCGTACGACTTACATCCAGACTCGCCTTGGACCAACCCGGAACGTTGCAACTATTGAGTGATGTTCTCCTTGTCTCGAAAACAGACACTATCTCCTCTGCAACTGATTCTGGACGGATCGTATCATGGCTTATCTCCTTCGTTTACGGCCGACGATcgcttggctggctg ACTTCACGGGGCCCCGTATCTCAACGTTTTTGCCCAGAACCACTGACTCCCATCAAAAACCACCTACAAAAAGCTAAAAGCCCATACATCCCGGACACTCTATACGCCATGTCTGCAACCCAGCTGCCGAACGGGTACAAGTCTTTCGGCCCGAAGGCCAACTGCACCCTCGAGGTGTGCCCGCTGGAGGCCAGTCTCCTGCGCTACCAGCCCTCGATCCCGGTCAATGGAACCTTCATCGGCCTCTTCGCTTTGGCGATGATCATCCACACCTTTCAGGGACTGCGGTCGAGGAACTGGGGGTTCATGGCGAGCATGCTAGGCGGCTGCCTCTTGGAAATCATTGGCTATGTCGGGAGACTTATCTTGCACGACAACCCGTTTTCGTTTGGAGGTTTCCTGCTACAAATCA TCTGCATTGCCGTCGCCCCGGTCTTTTTCTGCGCGGCTATTTACGTCACGCTGTCCAAGGT GATCATCAATGTCGACCGCTCGATCTCCCGGTTCCACCCTAGCCTGTTCTACCACATCTTCATCCCATGCGACATCGTCTCCCTTGTTCTTCAGGCGACAGGCGGAGCGCTATCCACCGTCGGGAACAACAAGGCGCAGGTGCAGAAAGGCGTAAATGTTTCGTTGGCCGGTCTCATTTTCCAGGTCGTGTGCCTGGTGGCCTTCTGTGCCCTGTTTGCAGACTACTTGATCACATGCGCGCGGAAACCCGAAGCCCGGCAGCGGATGACGAAACGCATGCAGACGTTCGTTGCGTTTCTGTTCCTCTCCTCACTCCTGATTCTCGTTCGCTGCTCGTATCGCATCGAGGAGTTGAAAGAGGGCTACTTCAGCGAGATGTTCCGCAACGAACCGCTGTTTATCGGTCTCGAGTCCTC GGTCATGGTTGTTGCGGTATTCTGTCTAGTCATCGGAAATCCTGCCATTGGTTTCAGCCGGAGAGGGAACGCCGAATCGGCTACGGAGGGAACGTTCGAACACCTTCGTTCTCGACAGGATAGCATACCAATGGCATCAGTGGACAGGAAAGGGTCATTGGCCGGTCCAAGTAGCGTGTGA
- a CDS encoding Putative Zinc finger C2H2-type yields MAAAFRPVNSPLPAEIKIDDKMTTSPTTPRPNTAPHPQTPQPQPLPDDAKTPTKATFGSGSGSTGLASQKPLPSSPFPQAVQVPESAEKVKTPTRANSQHSRRSRDSEDVDMDDSEGEDDGGSDDDSLNADGTRSNKKKKSQRFYCTDYPPCNLSFTRSEHLARHIRKHTGERPFQCHCSRRFSRLDNLRQHAQTVHVNEDIPIDSLAATGARFQRQMRTERVRQQGGRARASTAGSATGPVRGHSKSLSTSSIASVGSIGSAFGPRDDIRRRPPPLVMADPRSRLSLESYRSAAADGPYGYRPVSPTDYSTPTSATFSTGQSSPRWGSAIASPATSHSRSHSMYSSGSRTPGRRLSVPSGVNPFQSPHGAPVNRIIYGAAPVNSSNLGAFSPAPSSHLASPTTPTSGWSGRRDSAASAADEAWRRRTWHPDSRTFNTNTSHLSNVLTPGQIQPNPAPPMVSAPNPPQTLRLPGIESFDPLPSRHVSPPRRVPSPMMVDSEAARPRALLPGTDVVTDDRCNVSQWDMGLHRGLTRLDITSNTTPPRDSAGAWANEVNQAVQAQAEQVRLNPPTVRFDVDPPSYSNKSGAFARNHQHTMSAPSFASRENKRHGWYHGPVGSNIHGPRPEAPNNDARGPHVNRMVHPNITAFSGFPGRQPEPQQPHQQQQHHHHHQQQQQQQQQQQQQQQQQPGNPDPLRRLEALVAVATSEGTTATAY; encoded by the exons ATGGCTGCTGCGTTCAGACCAGTGAACTCGCCGCTACCAGCAGAGATCAAGATTGACGATAAGATGACGACGTCACCGACGACACCCAGGCCGAACACCGCTCCGCATCCACAGACACCTCAACCTCAGCCCCTTCCGGACGACGCGAAGACGCCGACCAAGGCAACGtttggcagcggcagcggcagcaccgGTCTGGCGTCCCAGAAGCCACTCCCCAgctccccctttccccagGCCGTTCAGGTTCCCGAAAGCGCCGAGAAGGTCAAGACCCCGACACGAGCCAACTCACAACATTCCAGGAGGTCGAGGGACTCTGAGGATGTCGACATGGATGACTCGGaaggcgaggacgacggcggatCTGACGACGACAGCCTGAATGCCGACGGCACCAGAtcgaacaagaagaagaagtcaCAGCGCTTCTACTGTACCGACTACCCGCCGTGCAACTTGAGCTTCACCAGGAGCGAGCACTTGGCCAGGCACATTCG GAAACACACCGGCGAGAGACCCTTTCAGTGCCACTGCTCCCGTCGCTTCTCCCGTCTCGATAACCTGCGACAGCACGCACAGACGGTGCACGTCAACGAGGACATTCCCATTGACTCCTTGGCCGCAACGGGTGCAAGGTTCCAGAGGCAGATGCGGACCGAGCGCGTGCGTCAACAAGGTGGTCGGGCCCGCGCTTCAACGGCTGGCAGCGCCACTGGCCCGGTACGAGGCCACTCCAAGTCTTTGTCGACATCCAGCATTGCCAGCGTCGGCTCCATCGGATCTGCTTTCGGACCCCGCGACGATattcgacgacgccctcccCCTCTGGTCATGGCCGACCCCCGGTCGCGCTTGTCGCTTGAGTCCTACcgcagcgccgccgcagatGGACCATACGGCTACCGccctgtctcgccgacgGACTACAGCACTCccacgtcggcgacgttTTCGACTGGTCAGAGCAGCCCGCGATGGGGCTCGGCCATCGCCTCTCCGGCCACTTCACACTCTCGGTCCCACAGCATGTACTCGTCTGGCTCGAGGACGCCAGGGAGACGGCTCAGCGTGCCTTCGGGTGTCAACCCTTTCCAGTCGCCGCATGGTGCGCCTGTCAACAGAATCATTTACGGTGCCGCCCCTGTCAACTCGTCCAACCTGGGTGCATTTTCACCCGCGCCTAGCAGTCATCTGGCATCGCCCACTACCCCGACATCTGGATGGTCGGGCAGGCGGGATTCCGCGgcatccgccgccgacgaggcatggcgccgacggactTGGCATCCCGACTCGAGAAccttcaacaccaacaccagccATCTCAGCAATGTCCTCACGCCTGGCCAGATCCAGCCAAACCCGGCGCCCCCTATGGTCAGCGCCCCGAACCCGCCCCAGACCCTTCGGCTGCCGGGGATTGAATCGTTTGACCCCTTGCCATCTAGGCATGTGTCCCCCCCGAGGAGGGTTCCATCGCCGATGATGGTTGATTCCGAAGCCGCCCGCCCCAGGGCGCTTCTCCCTGGcaccgacgtcgtcaccGACGACCGGTGCAATGTGTCCCAGTGGGATATGGGACTGCACCGCGGGCTGACGAGGTTGGACATCACGTCCAACACGACGCCGCCCCGCGACAGCGCCGGTGCCTGGGCGAACGAGGTGAACCAGGCCGTACAGGCGCAGGCGGAGCAAGTCCGGCTAAACCCGCCGACGGTCAGGTTTGATGTTGACCCGCCGTCCTATTCCAACAAGTCGGGTGCGTTTGCTCGCAACCATCAGCACACAATGTCGGCGCCCTCGTTTGCGTCGAGGGAGAACAAGCGGCATGGGTGGTACCACGGGCCTGTCGGCAGCAACATCCACGGACCGCGGCCAGAGGCGCCCAACAACGACGCTCGTGGGCCGCATGTCAACCGGATGGTTCACCCAAACATAACTGCCTTCTCTGGATTCCCCGGCAGACAACCCGAGCCGCAACAACcccaccagcagcagcagcatcatcatcatcatcagcagcagcagcagcagcagcagcaacagcagcagcaacagcagcagcagccggggAACCCAGACCCTCTCAGACGGCTCGAGGCGCTGGTGGCCGTCGCCACGAGCGAAGGAACCACGGCAACTGCCTATTAA
- a CDS encoding Putative cytochrome P450, with protein MALLSSTALLYAVPALVAYYLISSYLDRRRLQQFAKANGATFPRYVPTKLPLGIDFVWRAITTTRKGGDLLDDVVGANYDANGTTFSMPGFFGPSEVYTIDPANIQAVLANKFKDFDLGERRIKQFKPLLGNSIFTADGAFWEHSRALFRPQFSRDQINDLDKTEAAVQALFRALPSVGVMGDGGDTVTVDIMPMLFRFTLDTATGFLFGESVESQTAAATGISSTTSAATAMAVDQGSGSDNDMSFADAFHEAQDWITMRVRLQGLYWLAPSATGKKAADYMRRYTDHYVRLALSSAKPPAPEKEGGEAGYSLLDTLATQTRDEDELRDQLLGLLLAGRDTTASLLAWVLLLLAQHPAVFDRLRAEVVEAFGEYDAEGGDTSHIDFASLKASKYLQFVLRETLRVYNVVPLNLRIAARDTVLPRGGGANGQQPIVVRKGQTVNFSPYLLHRREDVWEAAMEFKPERWEGVRLDWNYVPFSGGPRICLGQQFALTEAAYLLVRLLQRFKSMEWLGPQGKPRKDVHFTMAPRDGVHVKFQYA; from the exons ATGGCGCTgctctcgtcgacggcgctcCTCTACGCCGTCCCGGCCCTGGTGGCTTACTACCTCATCTCGTCCTACCTcgaccgtcgccgcctccagcagttcgccaaggccaacggcgcGACGTTCCCCAGATATGTGCCCACCAAGCTGCCCCTGGGCATCGACTTTGTCTGGCGCGCCATCACCACGACGcgcaagggcggcgacctcctcgacgacgtcgtcggcgccaactacgacgccaacggcaccaccTTCTCCATGCCGGGCTTCTTCGGCCCCTCCGAGGTGTACACCATCGACCCGGCCAACATCCAGGCCGTGCTGGCCAACAAGTTCAAGGACTTTGACCTCGGCGAGAGGAGGATCAAGCAGTTCAAGCCGCTGCTGGGCAACAGCATCttcaccgccgacggcgccttCTGGGAGCACTCGCGCGCCCTCTTCCGCCCGCAGTTCTCGCGCGACCAGATCAACGACCTCGACAagaccgaggccgccgtgCAGGCCCTGTTCAGGGCGCTGCCGTCGGTCGGCGTCatgggcgacggcggcgacaccgTGACCGTCGACATCATGCCCATGCTCTTCCGCTTCACGCTCGACACGGCCACGGGCTTTCTCTTTGGCGAGAGCGTCGAGTCGcagacggccgccgccacgggcatctcgtcgacgacgagcgccGCGACCGCCATGGCGGTCGACCagggcagcggcagcgacaacgacatgAGTTTCGCCGACGCCTTCCACGAGGCCCAGGACTGGATCACGATGCGCGTGCGCCTCCAGGGCCTGTACTGGCTCGCGCCGAGCGCCACGggcaagaaggcggcggacTACATGAGGCGGTACACCGACCACTacgtccgcctcgccctcagCTCGGCcaagccgccggcgcccgagaaggagggcggcgaggccgggtACAGCCTGCTGGACACGCTGGCGACGCAGAcgcgcgacgaggacgagctgaGGGACcagctgctgggcctgctgctcgCGGGACGGGAcacgacggcgtcgctgcTGGCGTgggtgctgctgctcctggcGCAGCACCCGGCCGTCTTTGACCGGCTCCgggccgaggtcgtcgaggcctttGGCGAGtacgatgccgagggcggcgacacgTCGCACATCGACTTCGCCTCGCTCAAGGCGTCCAAGTACCTGCAGTTCGTGCTGCGCGAGACGCTGCGCGTGTACAACGTGGTGCCGCTCAACCTGCGCATCGCGGCGCGCGACACGGTGCTcccgcgcggcggcggcgccaacggccagcAGCCCATCGTCGTGCGCAAGGGCCAGACGGTCAACTTCTCGCCCTACCTGCTGCACCGCCGCGAGGACGTGTGGGAGGCCGCCATGGAGTTCAAGCCCGAGAGGTGGGAGGGCGTCCGGCTCGACTGGAACTACGTGCCCTTCAGCGGCGGGCCGCGCATCTGTCTCGGAC AGCAATTTGCTTTGACCGAGGCCGCGTATCTGCTCGTCAGGTTGCTGCAGAGGTTCAAGTCCATGGAGTGGCTGGGCCCCCAGGGGAAGCCGAGGAAGGACGTCCACTtcacgatggcgccgagggacGGCGTCCACGTCAAGTTTCAGTATGCGTAG
- a CDS encoding Putative oligomeric Golgi complex subunit 5 protein encodes MTTRDAEDPSYIDYEAFLDPDFSPSSFANTLVLATNNPNDAPLDLSTPLSRVLFDTQEIDSHIDLLTTKSAAPLLQHTAEQTAASKRIVSELDAQIKSLNDSYKQLEKEVIDKHAEADEVRHVATRLWETLRLGRSVARCLQLGRQLEVQHAEIAGSSVSAAAAAAGKKEDHRALVRCSHTILSLREVLENTAPGEEGHGLARVDAVRTLRDSVVAPIERSVRETAEKIVRDFAVPDSATFAQGEETKARTVSAMVTLFLLSPAPAPATAQKTDRWAPQLLLQALETYLRSALQSSIAALSRSLSQLPTLDRTLADISARCQNVVALELVLESTKLPTHPLVAAASQRQTNMLQPLLAHLETGSLPSYFWRTMAGNLGTRVQEIVNRGGVSARTLRSNKASVGDAVRDCVVRGCRMPSALKGKGRGEGNWEREVAVMVGSVVNNFGR; translated from the coding sequence ATGACGAcccgcgacgccgaggaccccTCCTACATCGACTACGAGGCCTTCCTCGACCCGGACTtcagcccctcctccttcgcaaacaccctcgtcctcgccaccaACAACCCTAACGATGCGCCCCTCGACCTGTCCACCCCGCTGTCACGCGTGCTCTTCGACACACAGGAGATCGACTCCCACATCGACCTGCTGACCACCAAGTCCGCCGCCCCGTTGCTGCAGCACACCGCCGAGCAGACTGCCGCGAGTAAGCGCATCGTctccgagctcgacgcccagATCAAGAGCCTGAACGACAGCTACAAacagctcgagaaggaggtcaTTGACAAGCATGCCGAGGCAGACGAGGTGCGCCACGTCGCCACCCGTCTGTGGGAGACCTTGAGGCTGGGCCGCTCCGTCGCCCGCTGTCTGCAGCTgggccgccagctcgaggtCCAGCACGCCGAGATCGCCGGCTCAAgcgtcagcgccgccgccgcagcagccggcAAGAAAGAAGACCATCGCGCCTTGGTGCGATGCTCGCACACCATCCTTTCGCTGCGCGAGGTTCTCGAGAACACGGCGCCCGGCGAAGAGGGCCACGGCCTAGCCCGTGTCGACGCCGTTCGCACCCTGCGCGAttccgtcgtcgccccgaTCGAGCGGTCCGTGAgggagacggccgagaagattGTACGGGACTTTGCCGTGCCGGACTCGGCCACCTTTGCGCAGGGCgaggagaccaaggcccGCACCGTGTCGGCCATGGTGACGTTGTTCCTGTTgtccccggccccggccccggccacGGCCCAGAAGACGGACCGTTGGGCGCCGCAGCTGCTCCTCCAGGCGCTCGAGACGTACCTGCGGTCGGCGCTGCAGTCGTCCATCGCCGCACTGTCGCGGTCTCTCAGCCAGCTGCCGACGCTCGACCgcaccctcgccgacatctCGGCACGGTGTCAGAACGTTGTCGCGCTGGAGCTGGTGCTCGAGTCGACCAAGCTGCCGACGCACCCGCTCGTCGCGGCCGCGTCCCAGCGACAGACCAACATGCTGCAACCGCTGCTGGCCCACCTCGAGACGGGCAGCTTGCCGAGCTACTTCTGGCGCACCATGGCGGGGAACCTGGGTACGCGAGTCCAGGAGATTGTCAACCGCGGCGGTGTGTCGGCGCGCACGCTGCGGTCCAACAAGGCGAGCGTCGGTGACGCCGTGAGGGACTGCGTCGTCAGGGGGTGCCGCATGCCGAGCGCGCTCAAGGGGAAAGGCCGCGGCGAGGGGAActgggagagggaggtggCCGTCATGGTCGGGAGTGTCGTGAACAACTTTGGAAGATGA